The genomic segment CCGTTGCAGCTCGGCGGTCAGCCGCTCGAACACCGCGGCACACACGGCGGGCCCGCGCCCGACCACTCTGCGCGCGGCGTGCTGTTCAAGCAGCAGCCGGGCCTCGATCACCGAGCGAACCTCGTCGGGGGAGACGGGTACGACGAGCGCCCCGCGTTGCGGATACAGCCGCAGCAGGCCCTCGGCCTCCATGCGCAGAAAGGCCTCGCGCACCGGGGTTCGCGACATGCCCAGCGCGGTCGCGACGTCACCCTCGCTGATCAGTTCGCCGCCGGGAAACGCTCCGGTGAGCACCTGGGTCTTGACGTACTCCAGCGCGCGGTCCTTGGCGGTCGCAACCACGGCGCCCCCTTGTAGCTCAGTCGTATCTCAGGCCCAATACCGTACCCGATGACGTGGTTGACACTGAGATACAAGATAGATACGATTTAAACACAAGATGCACCTAAGCATTAAGGAGATGCGCGATGTCCGTCAACTTGGACCCGACGATCCCCGCCCCGATGACCAACGTGGCCGAGTATGGGTTCGAGGGCCGTTTCGCCGACTGGGCCGACGAGGCCCGCTACTTCGAGTACTCGAAGGCTGCCAATCCGATCGGCTCCGGGTATGCGCCGCAGGTTCCGATTACCCAGTTCGGTCCCGAGGTCTACATGGACCAGCCGACCGGCATCGTGCCGCTGGATCTGTCCTCCGACTTGGGCATCAGCGGTGCGGCGACGAGTCCCGCACTGCTGGCCAACTTCCTGCGCATCCGCGCCGGTGAGCAGATCGACACCAGTCCCAACGCCACCTCGCAGCTGTACTACGTGCTGTTCGGGCACGGCTTCGCCGCGGTCAACGGGCAGCTGGTCAAGTGGGAGAAGGGTGACTTCCTGACCCTGCCCGCCGGTTCCCGCTCGGTGTTCTACGCCGACTCGGAGGCGGCCATGTATTGGGTGCATGACGAGCCGCTGCTGCGTTACCTGGGCGCCGAGGCGCGCGAGCCGAGGTTCGCCGCGACAAAGTTCTGCCGCACGGACGCGGTGACCAAGCTGGACGAGATCGCGTCGCGTCCCGGCGCCAACGACAAGAGCCGGGTGAGCGTGCTGCTGGCCAACGAGAACCAGGAGCAGACGCTGACCATCACCCACGTCCTGTGGGCAATGTTCGGCGTGCTGCCGCCCAACCAGGAGCAACGCCCGCATCGGCACCAATCGGTCGCATTGGATCTCATTCTCGATGCTCCACCCAGCGGCTGCTACTCGTTGCTGGGCACTCGCCTCGACGAGCGCGGCGACATCGCCGACCCGATCCGAGTGGACTGGCAGGCCGGTGGTGCGTTCACCACTCCGCCGGGCATGTGGCATGCCCACTTCAACGAGACCGGTCAGCCCGCTCACCTGATTCCCGTTCAGGACGCCGGGCTGCAGACCCACCTGCGCAGTCTCGACATCAAATTCACTGCGCGCCGGGACCTTGTCGCTGGGTAAGTCGCTGGCTGAACCGTGTCGCTGCGGCGCCACGTAATGTGCGTGACATGAAGTTGCCACTGCTGGGTCCGGTGTCGCTCACGGGCTTTCAGCATGGTTGGTTCTTCCTGCTCCTGCTGGCCGTGCTGCTGGTGATCGGGCTCTACGTCGTCCAGCAATTCGCCCGACGCCGACGGGTGCTGCGGTTCGCCAACATGGAAGTGCTCGAGCGCGTCGCGCCCGCGCGGCTGTCCCGGTGGCGCCACATCCCGACGATCCTGCT from the Mycobacterium lentiflavum genome contains:
- a CDS encoding GntR family transcriptional regulator, whose translation is MVATAKDRALEYVKTQVLTGAFPGGELISEGDVATALGMSRTPVREAFLRMEAEGLLRLYPQRGALVVPVSPDEVRSVIEARLLLEQHAARRVVGRGPAVCAAVFERLTAELQRQRETAAAGDWREFLDSDRAFHAITLEESGNAILSGFYSSLRDRQMRMIGESALREQDRVATIMREHLAIAEALRDGDLPLAQQAVQTHLASTVRAIGLAVDSSLI
- a CDS encoding cupin, producing MSVNLDPTIPAPMTNVAEYGFEGRFADWADEARYFEYSKAANPIGSGYAPQVPITQFGPEVYMDQPTGIVPLDLSSDLGISGAATSPALLANFLRIRAGEQIDTSPNATSQLYYVLFGHGFAAVNGQLVKWEKGDFLTLPAGSRSVFYADSEAAMYWVHDEPLLRYLGAEAREPRFAATKFCRTDAVTKLDEIASRPGANDKSRVSVLLANENQEQTLTITHVLWAMFGVLPPNQEQRPHRHQSVALDLILDAPPSGCYSLLGTRLDERGDIADPIRVDWQAGGAFTTPPGMWHAHFNETGQPAHLIPVQDAGLQTHLRSLDIKFTARRDLVAG